GCTGCCAGACGCCCTTGTCGGTATCGATCACGGCACCGTCGCGATCGAGCGACATCATGAAACCTCCGTGCTCGCGATCGACGCAGTGATTGATCCAAAACGGCAAAGTGTCGTTCAGCAATCCATCGCGATAGGTGGCAAGCAGTTCATTCCGCCGAGTTTCATCCATTTCGGTCTGCTGTAGTCTAAGTTTTGTCGTAGTCCACGTTGCTGGTCTGCAGATGTTTGTCTTCCAACTGGCAGACTGCGTCACGCTTTCGGTAATGTATGAATGGTCAGCCCACTGAGGTCACCAGTGGGCTGCTGTGAGATGAGACTCGTGAAGTAACCGACGACCAAGCATGTTGTGATTCCGCATGTCGTATACAGGTAGCCGTTAACTGCAGTGAATTTCCACAGGCTAAACATCACCGCGGCCCCGACCAACGCTCCCGTCATTGCTCCGGTGGAATTGGCTCGGATTGTTGTACCACCTAGCACGAACAGCCCACCGAGCACACCCATGAACAAGCCGATCACGACCAGAAAGGTGTCGAATAACGATTTGATGTCCGGGTTGACAAACACGAGTCCCAGTAGCGTCCCAATCACTCCCATCACGAAGGTCAGTCCGCGAGCGGCATTGAGGTAGCCATGCTTGGACTTACAAATATGGAATGGTCGCAGGAAGTCAGTCACCAAAGCCGTCGCGGTGGAGTTCATGCTGGTCGAAACAGTCGACTGGGCTGCTGCAAACACACCCGCGACGACCAGCCCGGCCAAACCTATGGGCATTTCGCGAGCGATGAAATAGGGAAATACTTGATCCGTCGAAATCGTCGGGTCCAACCGGCCGGGATTGGATTGATAGTACGCGAATAGTGCCGTGCCGATGCCGAAAAACAGCAGTGTCGCCGGAATCGTCAGCGCGGCATTCGTCCAGATCGAGCGGGCTGCCAGATTCTGATCGGCGGTTGTCATGTAACGCTGCACGACAGCTTGGTCGGCAGTGTACGAAGACAGGTTCTGTCCGATCGCTCCAACAATAATCACCCACAGTGCGATCTGGGCGTTTGTCGGGCTGAGGTGCAAGTTGGCGATTCGAAATTTATTGGCATCCTCTGCTGCAGTCAGAAAACCGCTTACACCACCCTCTGTTCCCGTCACCAAAAGAAAGATCGCCAGCATCGCCCCACCGAACAGTACGACCGTCTGGATGGTATCCGTCCAGATCACTGCTTCGACGCCACCCATCGTACAGTAAAGGATGCTGAGCACGCCCATCAGCAACACGGACTGCGCAGGACTCAAGGGGGTTGCGACCGCCATCGCTAATCCAGTCAGCGACATGACAACCGCCATGCGAAAGAGGTGAAAGAGCGTGAAGCTGGCACTTCCGAATAGTCGTACTGGACGACTGAATCGCTTCTCCAGATATTCATACGCACTCGTGGCATCGATCCGGCGGAAGAACGGCATAGCGACGTACACCGCAACAATGGCGACTACTGGAATCGTGAAGTTGCCAATCGAATACACCCAGTCCTGCGCGTAAGACTTCGATGGAATACCGGTGAAGGTTAGCGAGCTCAGCATCGTGGCAAAGATGCTGCAACCAGCAGCCCACCATGGAATATTGCTACCGCCGCGAAAAAAGTCGTCGGTGTTCTTGCTCTTTCTAGCAAAGTATACGCCGACGCCAACCATCGACGTTAGGTACACGAAGAGGACAACGTAATTGACGACGCCAAAGTCGTGGCTGGCGCGATTGACGGCAACGCGATAGACGTTCGGCGTTCGCGTTCGGGGGCGAATCTCGCCAGTCGGCACGATGATATCATGGCCCCATTGAACCGCAGTTGTCGTCACCTGGGTGACGGGATTCACTCCCGCGGAAACCCAGGTATCGGTGATGGTGTGGTAGGCTGCTGAATCATGGCCGAAGCCTGGATGGTCATCCTGCAGTTCGTTGCTTTGGAAGAATAGATCCCCCGTCGATCCGCCGAGCACGAGCACATGACTCTGGCCGTATTTGATGCTGGTGCCGGCCATCCAACATCGAGGTGCGTCGCTTCGTTGCCGCCACACACCGGTGCTTGGATTGAACTCCCACACATCGCGGAGAAATTCAAAGCTGGTTTGATCTTCCGCTGGCCCATTCTGTCGCCGCCCGCTGATGACGTACACGCAATCGTCATATCCATTGTGCTGACTGACGGTCAGGTTCAATGCTCGCGGAGGTCCGGGCCAAGCTGGCAACTCTTTCCAAACGAATTCCTCAGTCGCTGTCTGCGCGGACAGATCCAGCGACCAGAAGTTTGTCATGGCGGTGTCTAGCGACTGGCCACTTTGCCCTCCAGCAAGATAGATTACCTCGCCGATGATTGTTGCGGCAGTGAATGCGCACGGTTTGGGAAGCGACGGATATTCTCTCCTCGTGATCTGTTCGGATGCCGGATCCCAGCTCAGCAAGAACACGTCGTCAAATGTCTCTTCGGCATTGTTTCCACCGATGCATACCACGCCTTCGCTGGTAGAGACTGACGCCCCATATGCGATTGTACGATGGAGAGTTCCGCCGTCTTTCCAGGCATAGTCGTCACCGTCTTTAGTCATCACGTAAATGCGGTCATGCCAGACCTTTTCGCTCTCCCAGATAGGCTTGGGAAAGTTCGCACCTCCAGCGACGATCATGGTATCGTTGTGAATTCCTACATACGGCCCCGCCAAGCCCAGCTTGTCGGGCATGGGGGGCAATTCACTCCATGACAACAAGTCCTCTGCCGTTGCGAGTGCGGATGTCGTGAAGGCTGCCACGATGAGCAGGATCGGTAGAAATCGTTTCATATTCTCTATCGTCTTGAGGGCCACACATTTCCGTGCGTCGTCGGCTGCGATTAAGGGTTCAGCGACAGGCTGGCGGCGTGTCCGAAGTCCATTCCAATGGCGCTCAACTCAGAACGCAGGGAGTCGGACTGGGATGGGGAAAGCCGGCCCTGCGGCAATCGACAACCACCGACATGGAACCCCTGCATTTCAAGGATGGCTTTCATGGCGGGGTGAAACGGGTAGCGCCCAATCGTCCGAATCATCTCGATTGAAAGAGACTGCCCTTTTCGAGCCTGGGCAAAATCCCCAGCTTCGAACGCGGCCATGATTTGGAGATACAACGGAGCCGCGATGTTGTAGGTGCTGCCGATACCGGCACGGGCACCGGTTGCCAATGCGCCCAACAGCATTTCGTCGCATCCCCAGACGACATCGAAGCGGCCTCCCTCCAATTCCATGCAATGCTGAAATTCGAAGAGTTTGGTGTCGGTGTATTTCAGACCGACTAAGTTGGGAATCTGGTCACCGCCTCTCTGCAAGAAATCGGCCATCTCAATCGTCGAACCGGTCAATGCAGGAATGTGGTAGTAATAGAATGGCAGGTCGGGAGCGCCGCTGGCCAACTCCGCCATGCAGTCCACCAATGCCGCCACGCTGGACACTTTGAAGTAGGACGGGCACGTAGCCGAGATCACGTCTGCACCGACTGCCTGTGCATGGCTGGCGAGTTGCCGCGCTTCGTGCACACTGTTGTGACCAACTTGCACAATAACGGGGACTCGACCGGCGGTCGCCTCTACGTATGCTTCGGCAACCTTCCGCCGTTCCTCACTCGTCAATGACATGCCCTCGCCAGTGCTGCCGCAGACGTATAATCCGGTGATGCCAT
This genomic window from Allorhodopirellula heiligendammensis contains:
- a CDS encoding sodium:solute symporter family transporter gives rise to the protein MKRFLPILLIVAAFTTSALATAEDLLSWSELPPMPDKLGLAGPYVGIHNDTMIVAGGANFPKPIWESEKVWHDRIYVMTKDGDDYAWKDGGTLHRTIAYGASVSTSEGVVCIGGNNAEETFDDVFLLSWDPASEQITRREYPSLPKPCAFTAATIIGEVIYLAGGQSGQSLDTAMTNFWSLDLSAQTATEEFVWKELPAWPGPPRALNLTVSQHNGYDDCVYVISGRRQNGPAEDQTSFEFLRDVWEFNPSTGVWRQRSDAPRCWMAGTSIKYGQSHVLVLGGSTGDLFFQSNELQDDHPGFGHDSAAYHTITDTWVSAGVNPVTQVTTTAVQWGHDIIVPTGEIRPRTRTPNVYRVAVNRASHDFGVVNYVVLFVYLTSMVGVGVYFARKSKNTDDFFRGGSNIPWWAAGCSIFATMLSSLTFTGIPSKSYAQDWVYSIGNFTIPVVAIVAVYVAMPFFRRIDATSAYEYLEKRFSRPVRLFGSASFTLFHLFRMAVVMSLTGLAMAVATPLSPAQSVLLMGVLSILYCTMGGVEAVIWTDTIQTVVLFGGAMLAIFLLVTGTEGGVSGFLTAAEDANKFRIANLHLSPTNAQIALWVIIVGAIGQNLSSYTADQAVVQRYMTTADQNLAARSIWTNAALTIPATLLFFGIGTALFAYYQSNPGRLDPTISTDQVFPYFIAREMPIGLAGLVVAGVFAAAQSTVSTSMNSTATALVTDFLRPFHICKSKHGYLNAARGLTFVMGVIGTLLGLVFVNPDIKSLFDTFLVVIGLFMGVLGGLFVLGGTTIRANSTGAMTGALVGAAVMFSLWKFTAVNGYLYTTCGITTCLVVGYFTSLISQQPTGDLSGLTIHTLPKA
- a CDS encoding dihydrodipicolinate synthase family protein — encoded protein: MKLNGLIAATYTPLDPHGDLNLSAIGPMVEDLLRNGITGLYVCGSTGEGMSLTSEERRKVAEAYVEATAGRVPVIVQVGHNSVHEARQLASHAQAVGADVISATCPSYFKVSSVAALVDCMAELASGAPDLPFYYYHIPALTGSTIEMADFLQRGGDQIPNLVGLKYTDTKLFEFQHCMELEGGRFDVVWGCDEMLLGALATGARAGIGSTYNIAAPLYLQIMAAFEAGDFAQARKGQSLSIEMIRTIGRYPFHPAMKAILEMQGFHVGGCRLPQGRLSPSQSDSLRSELSAIGMDFGHAASLSLNP